In Nonomuraea muscovyensis, one genomic interval encodes:
- a CDS encoding sarcosine oxidase subunit delta, translated as MLLIPCPWCGPREEAEFHYGGQAHVAYPDDPAALSDEEWARYLFFRDNPKGVFAERWSHSAGCRRWFNALRDTATNEIHAVYRVGEPRPVTS; from the coding sequence ATGCTGCTGATCCCATGCCCCTGGTGCGGCCCACGCGAGGAGGCCGAGTTCCACTACGGCGGGCAGGCTCACGTCGCCTACCCCGACGACCCGGCCGCCCTCTCCGACGAGGAGTGGGCCCGCTACCTGTTCTTCCGCGACAACCCCAAGGGCGTCTTCGCCGAGCGCTGGAGCCACTCCGCGGGCTGCCGCCGCTGGTTCAACGCCCTGCGTGACACCGCGACCAACGAGATCCACGCCGTCTACCGGGTGGGCGAGCCTCGGCCGGTGACCTCGTGA
- a CDS encoding 2Fe-2S iron-sulfur cluster-binding protein: MRRESGGRIDRSRTLRFTFDGREYTGYPGDTLASALLAAGVRRVATSVKLGRPRGVFSAGSEEPSAVVQIEAPFPEPMLPATTVELYDGLAASSLAGQGRLAAEPDPARYDAVHAHCDVLVVGAGPAGLAAARAAAGTGARVILADERPEPGGALLGTAEAVDGVPGPEWAAATVAGLAELPDVTVLRRTTVFGYYDDNYLVAVERRTGHLGAAAPAHVARERVWRIRAGRVVLATGAHERPIAFAGNDLPGVMLADAARAYAHRYGVLPGRRAVVFTAHDSAYAAALDLADAGVDVAAIVDVRPAPGPEWAARARERGLDVLAGHVVTAAHGVEAVSSVTVDARPIAPGELAASSGGRSFEADLLLVSGGWNPVVHLFSQAGGTLRHDDTLGTLVPDACRQAVEVAGAARGVFTLAGCLADGTGAGTRTTSGAARVPEAAPEPEPTGEPYWVVPAADHTAHFVDLQRDVTVADLHRAVGAGLRSVEHVKRYTTAGTAHDQGKTSGLLASAVVAEALGVPVAELGVTTFRAPYLPVSFAALAGRDRGALSDPVRVTALHEWHVAAGALFENVGQWKRPWYYPRPGEDMETAVLRECRAAREGVAAMDASTLGKIDVIGPDAGEFLDRLYTNLMSTLKVGAVRYGVMCRPDGMVFDDGTVIRLADEHFLVTTTTGNAAAVLDWMEEWLQTEWPSLRVHCTSVTEQWATVALVGPRSREVLAGLAPGLAVGVADFPFMTWREAEVAGIPARVCRISFSGELAYEINVTSWDGLRLWTAIMDTGVVTPYGTETMHVLRAEKGYPIVGQDTDGTVTPHDLGMAWVVSKKKPNFVGKRSYTRADTSRPDRKQLVGLLPEDPGLLLPEGTHLVAGSGDGEPLPEPPVPMLGHVTSSYRSAALGRTFALALVKGGQSRIGERLHAPVGGTLVPVTVTSHVLFDPEGARRDG, from the coding sequence GTGAGGCGCGAGAGCGGCGGCCGGATCGACCGGTCGCGGACCCTGCGCTTCACCTTCGACGGCCGGGAGTACACCGGGTACCCCGGCGACACCCTCGCCTCCGCGCTGCTCGCGGCCGGCGTGCGCCGGGTCGCAACCAGCGTGAAGCTGGGCCGCCCGCGCGGCGTGTTCTCGGCCGGCAGCGAGGAGCCCAGCGCGGTCGTCCAGATCGAGGCGCCGTTCCCCGAGCCGATGCTGCCCGCCACCACCGTCGAGCTGTACGACGGGCTCGCCGCGAGCAGCCTCGCCGGTCAGGGACGGCTGGCCGCCGAGCCGGACCCGGCCCGCTACGACGCCGTCCACGCCCACTGCGACGTCCTCGTGGTCGGCGCCGGACCGGCCGGGCTGGCCGCGGCGCGCGCCGCCGCGGGCACCGGGGCGCGGGTGATCCTCGCCGACGAGCGGCCCGAGCCGGGCGGCGCGCTTCTCGGCACGGCCGAGGCCGTGGACGGCGTGCCCGGCCCCGAGTGGGCCGCCGCCACCGTGGCGGGGCTGGCGGAGCTGCCCGACGTCACCGTGCTGCGCCGCACCACCGTCTTCGGCTACTACGACGACAACTACCTGGTCGCCGTCGAGCGGCGCACCGGCCACCTCGGCGCGGCGGCGCCCGCGCACGTCGCCCGCGAGCGCGTGTGGCGCATCCGGGCGGGGCGCGTGGTGCTCGCCACCGGGGCACACGAGCGGCCGATCGCGTTCGCGGGCAACGACCTGCCCGGCGTGATGCTCGCCGATGCGGCCCGCGCCTACGCCCACCGGTACGGCGTGCTGCCCGGCCGCCGCGCCGTGGTGTTCACCGCGCACGACTCCGCCTACGCCGCCGCCCTCGACCTCGCCGACGCGGGCGTGGACGTGGCGGCCATCGTGGACGTGCGGCCCGCACCCGGCCCGGAGTGGGCCGCACGGGCCCGCGAACGCGGCCTCGACGTGCTGGCGGGCCACGTGGTGACGGCCGCCCACGGTGTGGAGGCGGTCTCCTCGGTGACGGTCGACGCGCGCCCCATCGCGCCGGGAGAGCTGGCCGCCTCCTCGGGCGGGCGCTCGTTCGAGGCGGACCTGCTGCTCGTGTCGGGCGGCTGGAACCCGGTCGTGCACCTGTTCAGCCAGGCGGGCGGGACGCTGCGCCACGACGACACGCTCGGCACGCTCGTCCCGGACGCCTGCCGGCAGGCGGTCGAGGTGGCGGGCGCGGCCAGGGGTGTGTTCACCCTGGCCGGCTGCCTGGCGGACGGCACCGGCGCCGGCACCCGAACCACCTCCGGGGCGGCCCGGGTGCCCGAGGCGGCGCCCGAGCCGGAGCCCACGGGGGAGCCGTACTGGGTGGTGCCCGCGGCCGATCACACGGCGCACTTCGTGGACCTGCAACGCGACGTGACCGTGGCCGACCTCCACCGGGCCGTCGGTGCCGGCCTGCGCTCCGTCGAGCACGTCAAGCGCTACACCACCGCCGGCACGGCCCACGACCAGGGCAAGACCTCCGGCCTGCTCGCCTCGGCGGTCGTCGCCGAGGCGCTGGGCGTGCCGGTGGCGGAGCTGGGCGTCACCACGTTCCGGGCGCCGTACCTGCCGGTGAGCTTCGCCGCGCTGGCGGGCCGCGACCGCGGCGCGCTGAGCGACCCGGTCCGGGTGACGGCGCTGCACGAGTGGCACGTCGCGGCCGGCGCGCTGTTCGAGAACGTCGGCCAGTGGAAGCGGCCCTGGTACTACCCGCGCCCCGGCGAGGACATGGAGACAGCGGTGCTGCGCGAGTGCCGCGCCGCCCGCGAGGGCGTGGCCGCGATGGACGCCTCCACCCTCGGCAAGATCGACGTGATCGGCCCCGACGCGGGGGAGTTCCTCGACCGGCTCTACACCAACCTGATGAGCACGCTGAAGGTCGGCGCCGTCCGCTACGGCGTGATGTGCCGTCCCGACGGGATGGTGTTCGACGACGGCACGGTCATCCGGCTGGCCGACGAGCACTTCCTCGTCACCACCACGACGGGCAACGCGGCCGCCGTGCTCGACTGGATGGAGGAGTGGCTGCAGACCGAGTGGCCGTCGCTGCGGGTGCACTGCACGTCGGTCACCGAGCAGTGGGCCACGGTCGCCCTGGTCGGCCCGCGCTCGCGCGAGGTGCTGGCGGGGCTCGCGCCGGGTCTCGCCGTGGGGGTGGCCGACTTCCCGTTCATGACGTGGCGGGAGGCGGAGGTGGCCGGGATACCGGCTCGGGTGTGCCGGATCAGCTTCTCCGGCGAGCTGGCGTACGAGATCAACGTCACGTCGTGGGACGGCCTGCGCCTGTGGACGGCGATCATGGACACCGGCGTCGTCACCCCGTACGGCACCGAGACCATGCACGTGCTGCGCGCCGAGAAGGGCTACCCGATCGTCGGCCAGGACACCGACGGCACGGTCACCCCGCACGACCTCGGCATGGCGTGGGTGGTGTCGAAGAAGAAGCCCAACTTCGTCGGCAAGCGCTCCTACACACGGGCCGACACGTCACGGCCGGACCGCAAGCAGCTCGTCGGGCTGCTGCCGGAGGACCCCGGCCTCCTGCTGCCGGAGGGCACGCACCTGGTGGCCGGGTCCGGGGACGGGGAGCCGCTGCCGGAGCCGCCGGTGCCGATGCTCGGCCACGTCACGTCCAGCTACCGCAGCGCCGCCCTGGGCCGCACGTTCGCGCTGGCGCTGGTCAAGGGCGGTCAGAGCCGGATCGGCGAACGGCTGCACGCACCGGTCGGCGGCACGCTGGTGCCGGTGACCGTCACCTCTCACGTCCTGTTCGACCCGGAAGGAGCGCGCCGTGATGGCTGA
- a CDS encoding GcvT family protein, translated as MTGPSVVIIGAGVVGAALADELSARGWTDVTVVDQGDVPATGGSSSHAPGLVFQINGSKTMTEMARYTVEKFVELDSFHQVGGLEVATTPERLVELRRRHGWATSWGIETHLLSAEESVARHSLLDPGTVLGGLYIPTDGLAKAVKAVDAQLARARSRGVRVLARHEVLDITTEGGRVKAVVTDRGDIPADLVVCCAGIWGPKVARMVGMDLPLTPLAHQLAWTGQVPDLAGQTVEVSRPILRHQDADLYYRERFDTLGIGYYGHRPMPISADDILSVDEAEVMPSVLTFTPDDFADAWTETRRLLPSTRSAKVEEGINGLFSFTTDHLPLMGESRDVEGFWVAEAVWVTHSAGVGRAMAEWLVDGHCSSFDLHECDVNRFEPHQIAPDYVRARGCQNYVEVYDIIHPLQPMEEPRPLRTSPFHTRQRELGAMFLEASGWERPQWYEANAPLVAGRDIPPPGDWAARYWSPIVGAEAQATREGVALYDMTALKRLEVSGPGAVAFLQRLTTGDVDKSVGSVTYCLLLDVDGGIRSDVTVARLGPQEFQVGANGNLDLDWFDRHRPADVFVRDITPGTCCVGVWGPKARDLVQPLTRADLKALRYFRGTRTHLGNVPVTMLRLSYVGELGWEIYTTADLGLKLWDTLWQAGQDHLGPQGVIAGGRGAFTSLRLEKGYRSFGTDMTFEHDPYEAGLGFAVKLDKGDFIGREALLARKESVTRKLACLLTDEVVMGKEPVYDGDRPVGYVTSAAYGHTIGRAIAYAWLPAPLATPGQTVHIGYFDRRVEAVVAEEPLFDPAMTRLRG; from the coding sequence ATGACGGGCCCAAGCGTCGTCATCATCGGCGCGGGCGTGGTCGGCGCGGCTCTCGCCGACGAGCTGTCCGCCCGCGGCTGGACCGACGTCACCGTTGTCGACCAGGGAGACGTGCCCGCCACCGGCGGCTCCTCCTCCCATGCCCCCGGCCTGGTCTTCCAGATCAACGGCTCCAAGACGATGACCGAGATGGCCCGCTACACCGTCGAGAAGTTCGTCGAGCTGGACAGCTTCCACCAGGTGGGCGGGCTCGAAGTGGCCACCACCCCCGAGCGGCTCGTCGAGCTGCGCCGCCGCCACGGCTGGGCGACCTCCTGGGGGATCGAGACCCACCTGCTGTCCGCGGAGGAGAGCGTCGCCCGCCACTCGCTGCTCGACCCCGGCACGGTGCTCGGCGGCCTGTACATCCCCACCGACGGCCTGGCCAAGGCCGTCAAGGCCGTGGACGCCCAGCTCGCCCGCGCCCGCTCCCGCGGCGTGCGGGTGCTGGCCCGGCACGAGGTGCTCGACATCACGACCGAGGGCGGCCGGGTCAAGGCGGTCGTCACCGACCGGGGCGACATCCCCGCCGACCTCGTGGTCTGCTGCGCCGGCATCTGGGGGCCCAAGGTCGCCCGCATGGTCGGCATGGACCTGCCGCTCACCCCGCTCGCCCACCAGCTCGCCTGGACCGGCCAGGTGCCCGACCTGGCCGGGCAGACCGTCGAGGTGTCCCGGCCCATCCTGCGCCACCAGGACGCCGACCTCTACTACCGCGAGCGCTTCGACACCCTCGGCATCGGCTACTACGGCCACCGCCCCATGCCGATCAGCGCCGACGACATCCTGTCCGTGGACGAGGCCGAGGTGATGCCCTCGGTGCTCACCTTCACCCCCGACGACTTCGCCGACGCCTGGACCGAGACGCGGCGGCTGCTGCCGTCCACCCGGTCGGCCAAGGTCGAGGAGGGCATCAACGGCCTGTTCTCCTTCACCACCGACCACCTGCCGCTCATGGGAGAGTCGCGCGACGTCGAGGGCTTCTGGGTCGCCGAGGCCGTCTGGGTCACCCACTCCGCCGGCGTCGGCCGGGCCATGGCCGAATGGCTCGTGGACGGCCACTGCAGCTCGTTCGACCTGCACGAGTGCGACGTCAACCGGTTCGAGCCGCACCAGATCGCCCCCGACTACGTGCGGGCCCGTGGCTGCCAGAACTACGTCGAGGTCTACGACATCATCCACCCCCTCCAGCCGATGGAGGAGCCGCGCCCGCTGCGCACCAGCCCGTTCCACACCCGCCAGCGCGAGCTCGGCGCGATGTTCCTGGAGGCGTCCGGCTGGGAGCGCCCGCAGTGGTACGAGGCCAACGCCCCGCTGGTGGCCGGCCGCGACATCCCCCCGCCGGGCGACTGGGCGGCGCGTTACTGGTCGCCCATCGTCGGTGCCGAGGCCCAGGCCACCCGCGAGGGCGTCGCCCTGTACGACATGACCGCGCTCAAGCGGCTGGAGGTCAGCGGCCCGGGAGCCGTCGCCTTCCTGCAGCGGCTCACCACCGGCGACGTGGACAAGTCGGTCGGCTCCGTGACGTACTGCCTGCTGCTCGACGTGGACGGCGGCATCCGCAGCGACGTCACCGTGGCCCGGCTCGGCCCGCAGGAGTTCCAGGTCGGCGCGAACGGCAATCTCGACCTCGACTGGTTCGACCGGCACCGGCCCGCCGACGTGTTCGTCCGCGACATCACCCCCGGCACCTGCTGCGTCGGCGTGTGGGGCCCGAAGGCGCGCGACCTCGTCCAGCCGCTCACCCGCGCCGACCTCAAGGCGCTGCGCTACTTCCGCGGCACCCGTACCCACCTCGGCAACGTGCCCGTCACCATGCTCCGCCTGTCCTACGTCGGCGAGCTGGGCTGGGAGATCTACACGACCGCCGACCTCGGACTCAAGCTGTGGGACACCCTGTGGCAGGCCGGGCAGGACCACCTGGGCCCGCAGGGCGTCATCGCCGGCGGCCGGGGCGCCTTCACCAGCCTGCGCCTGGAGAAGGGCTACCGCTCGTTCGGCACCGACATGACCTTCGAGCACGACCCGTACGAGGCCGGGCTGGGCTTCGCCGTCAAGCTCGACAAGGGCGACTTCATCGGCCGCGAGGCGCTGCTCGCCCGCAAGGAGTCGGTCACCCGCAAGCTCGCCTGCCTGCTCACCGACGAGGTCGTCATGGGCAAGGAGCCCGTGTACGACGGCGACCGGCCCGTGGGCTACGTCACCAGCGCCGCCTACGGCCACACGATCGGCCGGGCCATCGCGTACGCGTGGCTGCCCGCCCCGCTCGCCACCCCGGGCCAGACCGTCCACATCGGCTACTTCGACCGGCGGGTCGAGGCCGTGGTGGCCGAGGAGCCCCTGTTCGACCCGGCGATGACCCGGCTGCGCGGTTAG
- a CDS encoding L-serine ammonia-lyase gives MSIGVFDLFKIGIGPSSSHTGGPMAAAHRFARGLHEDGLLDRVARVEAVLYGSLGLTGKGHGSDKAVLLGLSGDKPELVDVDGIDARLAEMRASSTLRLFGHREIPFVVGEDLVFERKISLPGHPNGMRFTARSGDGTVVREKVYYSVGGGFVVDENATGADRIKPDDTVLPFPFTTAEELLKQCSATGLSISGLMLENEKAFGRTEAEIRAGILTLWRVMSECVQRGITREGVLPGGLKVRRRAHQLHRRLRSESSGKDPLQAMDWVSLFALAVNEENAAGGRIVTAPTNGAAGIIPAVLTYYSRYVPHADDEGVIRFMLTAAAIGVLFKENASISGAEVGCQGEVGSACSMAAAGLTEVLGGTPEQVENAAEIGIEHNLGLTCDPIGGLVQIPCIERNAVASIKAITAARIALRGDGRHFVALDKAIKTMRDTGRDMLDKYKETSRGGLAVNVIEC, from the coding sequence ATGAGCATCGGCGTCTTCGACCTGTTCAAGATCGGGATCGGCCCGTCCAGTTCCCACACCGGCGGGCCGATGGCCGCCGCGCACAGGTTCGCGCGCGGCCTGCACGAGGACGGCCTGCTCGACCGGGTGGCCCGCGTCGAGGCCGTCCTGTACGGCTCGCTCGGGCTGACCGGCAAGGGCCACGGCAGCGACAAGGCCGTCCTGCTGGGCCTGTCGGGCGACAAGCCCGAACTCGTGGACGTGGACGGCATCGACGCCCGGCTGGCCGAGATGCGCGCCTCCAGCACGCTCCGGCTGTTCGGCCACCGGGAGATCCCGTTCGTCGTCGGGGAGGACCTCGTCTTCGAGCGGAAGATCTCGCTGCCCGGCCACCCCAACGGCATGCGCTTCACCGCCCGCTCCGGCGACGGCACGGTGGTGCGGGAGAAGGTCTACTACTCCGTCGGAGGCGGCTTCGTGGTGGACGAGAACGCCACCGGGGCCGACCGCATCAAGCCTGACGACACCGTGCTGCCGTTTCCGTTCACGACGGCCGAGGAACTGCTCAAGCAGTGCTCGGCCACGGGCTTGTCGATCTCCGGCCTGATGCTGGAGAACGAGAAGGCGTTCGGCCGTACCGAGGCCGAGATCCGCGCCGGGATCCTCACCCTGTGGCGTGTCATGTCCGAGTGTGTCCAGCGGGGGATCACCCGCGAGGGCGTGCTCCCGGGCGGCCTGAAGGTGCGCCGCCGCGCCCACCAGCTCCACCGCCGTCTGCGTTCGGAGTCCTCCGGCAAGGACCCGTTGCAGGCGATGGACTGGGTGTCGCTGTTCGCCCTGGCGGTCAACGAGGAGAACGCGGCCGGCGGGCGGATCGTCACCGCCCCGACGAACGGCGCGGCGGGCATCATCCCGGCCGTGCTCACCTACTACTCGCGGTACGTGCCGCACGCCGACGACGAGGGCGTGATCCGCTTCATGCTGACGGCGGCGGCGATCGGGGTGCTGTTCAAGGAGAACGCCTCCATCTCCGGGGCCGAGGTCGGCTGCCAGGGCGAGGTCGGCTCGGCCTGCTCGATGGCCGCGGCCGGGCTGACCGAGGTGCTGGGCGGCACCCCGGAGCAGGTGGAGAACGCCGCGGAGATCGGCATCGAGCACAACCTGGGCCTGACCTGCGACCCGATCGGCGGCCTGGTGCAGATCCCGTGCATCGAGCGCAACGCGGTCGCCTCCATCAAGGCCATCACCGCCGCCCGCATCGCCCTGCGCGGCGACGGCCGCCACTTCGTCGCCCTGGACAAGGCCATCAAGACCATGCGCGACACCGGCCGCGACATGCTCGACAAGTACAAGGAGACCTCACGCGGCGGCCTCGCCGTCAACGTCATCGAGTGCTAG
- a CDS encoding sarcosine oxidase subunit gamma: protein MAERRSPAAAFAGRFAAASEGGALRLAELPFLTHVDLRVDPASPAARDLGDVLGVPLPVEPCTAVTAGDVTVAWLGPDEWLVVAPAGHRHELLVKALGDRHGSVVDVSAQRTTLLVGGPRARDLLAHGCALDLHPRVFGPGRCAQTLLARAQVVLLPRPDDFLVLVRSSFAAYLSEWLLDAATEYLR, encoded by the coding sequence ATGGCTGAGCGCAGGAGCCCGGCCGCGGCGTTCGCCGGCCGGTTCGCCGCCGCGTCGGAGGGTGGGGCGCTACGGCTCGCCGAGCTGCCGTTCCTCACCCACGTCGACCTCAGGGTGGACCCGGCGAGCCCGGCGGCCCGTGACCTGGGCGACGTGCTGGGGGTGCCGCTCCCCGTCGAGCCGTGCACCGCCGTGACCGCCGGGGACGTCACCGTGGCCTGGCTCGGCCCGGACGAGTGGCTGGTGGTCGCGCCCGCGGGCCACCGGCACGAGCTGCTGGTCAAGGCCCTCGGCGACCGGCACGGCTCGGTCGTGGACGTGTCGGCCCAGCGCACCACCCTGCTCGTGGGCGGGCCGCGCGCGCGTGACCTGCTGGCCCACGGCTGCGCGCTCGACCTGCATCCGCGCGTGTTCGGGCCGGGCCGGTGCGCGCAGACGCTGCTGGCGCGCGCCCAGGTCGTGCTGCTGCCCCGGCCGGACGACTTCCTGGTGCTGGTCCGCTCGTCGTTCGCCGCGTACCTGTCGGAATGGCTGCTCGACGCGGCGACGGAATACCTGCGATGA
- a CDS encoding sarcosine oxidase subunit beta family protein codes for MTPRPPGAALPEHPDRLWTAAEPRPSYDVVIVGGGGHGLATAYYLAKNHGITNVAVLERGWLAGGNMARNTTIIRSNYLWDESAGIYEHALKLWEGLEAELDYPLLFSQRGVLNLAHSLQDVRDSVRRVEANRLNGVDAEWLDPRQVQEVCPIVNIAPDVRYPVHGGTFQPRAGIAKHDHVAWGYARAAAALGVDFVENCEVTGLRVSGGRITGVETTRGTIAAGRVALCAAGHTSVVAATAGIDLPLQSHPLQALVSELLEPVHPTVVMSNAVHVYVSQAHKGELVMGAGIDAANSYRQRGAFHIIERQMAAALELFPVFARAHVLRTWGGVVDVSPDASPIVGLSPVDGLYLNCGWGTGGFKATPGVGWCFAHTVANDAPHPLNAPFSLDRFVTGALVDEHGAAAVAH; via the coding sequence ATGACGCCCCGCCCGCCGGGCGCCGCCCTGCCCGAGCACCCCGACCGGCTGTGGACCGCGGCCGAGCCCAGGCCCTCCTACGACGTGGTGATCGTCGGCGGCGGCGGCCACGGCCTGGCCACCGCCTACTACCTGGCCAAGAACCACGGCATCACCAACGTCGCGGTCCTGGAACGCGGGTGGCTCGCCGGCGGCAACATGGCGCGCAACACCACCATCATCCGCTCCAACTACCTGTGGGACGAGAGCGCCGGCATCTACGAGCACGCGCTCAAGCTCTGGGAGGGGCTGGAGGCGGAGCTCGACTACCCGCTGCTGTTCAGCCAGCGCGGCGTGCTCAACCTCGCCCACAGTCTCCAGGACGTCCGCGACAGCGTCCGCCGCGTCGAGGCGAACCGGCTCAACGGCGTGGACGCCGAATGGCTGGACCCGCGGCAGGTCCAGGAGGTCTGCCCGATCGTCAACATCGCCCCCGACGTGCGCTACCCGGTGCACGGCGGCACCTTCCAGCCGCGCGCCGGCATCGCCAAGCACGACCACGTCGCCTGGGGTTACGCCCGCGCCGCGGCGGCGCTCGGCGTCGACTTCGTCGAGAACTGCGAGGTGACCGGGCTGCGGGTGAGCGGCGGCCGGATCACCGGCGTCGAGACGACGCGCGGGACGATCGCGGCCGGCAGGGTGGCGCTGTGCGCCGCCGGGCACACCTCCGTCGTCGCCGCGACCGCCGGCATCGACCTGCCGCTGCAGAGCCACCCGCTGCAGGCTCTCGTCTCCGAGCTGCTGGAGCCCGTCCACCCGACGGTCGTCATGTCCAACGCCGTCCACGTGTACGTCAGCCAGGCCCACAAGGGCGAGCTGGTGATGGGAGCGGGCATCGACGCGGCCAACTCCTACCGCCAGCGGGGCGCGTTCCACATCATCGAGCGGCAGATGGCGGCGGCCCTGGAGCTGTTCCCCGTCTTCGCCCGCGCGCACGTGCTGCGCACCTGGGGCGGCGTCGTGGACGTCTCGCCCGACGCCTCGCCGATCGTCGGCCTGAGCCCGGTCGACGGCCTCTACCTCAACTGCGGGTGGGGCACCGGCGGCTTCAAGGCCACGCCCGGCGTGGGCTGGTGCTTCGCCCACACGGTGGCCAACGACGCGCCGCACCCGCTCAACGCCCCCTTCTCCCTTGACCGATTCGTCACCGGGGCGCTCGTCGACGAGCACGGCGCCGCCGCGGTCGCGCACTGA
- the glyA gene encoding serine hydroxymethyltransferase: MIDTPLDVLDPEVHAAIGAELARQRSTLEMIASENFAPLAVMAAQGSVLTNKYAEGYPGRRYYGGCEHVDVIEQLAIDRVKALFGAEAANVQPHSGAQANAAAMSALLEPGDTILGLDLAHGGHLTHGMRINFSGRLYNVVAYHVRESDHLVDMDEVERLAREHRPKLIIAGWSAYPRQLDFAAFRRIADAVGAYLMVDMAHFAGLVAAGLHPSPVPHAHVVTTTTHKTLGGPRGGVVLSTADLAKKINSAVFPGQQGGPLEHVVAAKAVAFKVAAEESFRDRQRRTLEGARILADRLLAPDAVAAGVRVLTGGTDVHLVLVDLRDSELDGRQAEDRLHAAGITVNRNAVPFDPRPPMVTSGLRIGTPALATRGFGAGDFREVADVIAAALIPGADLAFLRGRVEALAGKHPLYGDVR, translated from the coding sequence ATGATCGACACCCCGCTGGACGTGCTGGATCCCGAGGTGCACGCCGCGATCGGCGCGGAGCTGGCCCGGCAGCGCTCGACGCTGGAGATGATCGCCTCGGAGAACTTCGCGCCGCTGGCCGTCATGGCCGCCCAGGGCTCCGTCCTCACCAACAAGTACGCCGAGGGCTACCCCGGCAGGCGCTACTACGGCGGCTGCGAGCACGTCGACGTGATCGAGCAGCTCGCCATCGACCGGGTCAAGGCGCTGTTCGGCGCCGAGGCGGCCAACGTGCAGCCCCACTCGGGCGCCCAGGCCAACGCCGCCGCCATGTCCGCCCTGCTGGAGCCGGGCGACACGATCCTCGGGCTCGACCTCGCCCACGGCGGCCACCTCACCCACGGCATGCGCATCAACTTCTCCGGCCGCCTCTACAACGTGGTCGCCTACCACGTCCGCGAGAGCGACCACCTGGTGGACATGGACGAGGTCGAGCGGCTGGCCCGCGAGCACCGGCCCAAGCTCATCATCGCCGGCTGGTCCGCCTACCCCCGCCAGCTCGACTTCGCCGCCTTCCGCCGGATCGCCGACGCGGTGGGCGCCTACCTGATGGTGGACATGGCGCACTTCGCCGGACTCGTCGCGGCCGGCCTGCACCCCTCGCCCGTGCCGCACGCCCACGTGGTCACCACCACCACCCACAAGACCCTCGGCGGGCCGCGCGGCGGCGTGGTGCTGTCCACCGCCGACCTCGCCAAGAAGATCAACTCGGCGGTGTTCCCCGGCCAGCAGGGCGGGCCGCTGGAGCACGTCGTCGCCGCCAAGGCGGTGGCGTTCAAGGTGGCGGCGGAGGAGTCGTTCCGCGACCGGCAGCGGCGCACGCTGGAGGGCGCGCGCATCCTCGCCGACCGGCTGCTCGCACCCGACGCCGTCGCCGCCGGCGTCAGGGTGCTGACCGGCGGCACCGACGTGCACCTCGTGCTGGTGGACCTGCGCGACTCGGAGCTGGACGGCCGGCAGGCCGAGGACCGGCTGCACGCCGCCGGCATCACGGTCAACCGCAACGCCGTGCCCTTCGACCCGCGCCCGCCGATGGTCACCTCCGGGCTGCGCATCGGCACGCCCGCCCTGGCCACGCGCGGCTTCGGCGCCGGCGACTTCCGCGAGGTCGCCGACGTCATCGCCGCCGCCCTCATCCCCGGGGCCGACCTGGCGTTCCTGCGCGGCCGGGTCGAGGCCCTGGCCGGCAAGCACCCGCTCTACGGGGACGTCCGATGA
- a CDS encoding ABC transporter substrate-binding protein, with protein sequence MAVTRSGKVRAAALVTGAGLLLTACGGAKVGEVQTGASSAASGAGSCGTVNLAINPWVGYEANAAVIAHVAEKQLGCKVVKKDLKEEVAWQGFATGEVDAVVENWAHDDLKKKYIDEQKVAVNAGPTGNKGIIGWYVAPWMAEKYPDITDWKNLNKYASLFKTSESDGKGQLLDGDPSFVTNDGALVKNLKLDYKVVYAGSETALITAFRQSEKQQKPVLGYFYEPQWFLSELRLVKVNLPAWTEGCDADAEKVACDYPPYELDKIVSKKFAESGSPAYTLVKNFTWTNDDQNLVAKYIAEEKMKPEEAAAKWVADNPDKVKAWLPSS encoded by the coding sequence CGGAAAGGTCCGGGCGGCCGCGCTCGTGACAGGCGCCGGCCTCCTGCTCACCGCGTGCGGTGGGGCGAAGGTCGGCGAGGTGCAGACGGGTGCGAGCAGCGCCGCGAGCGGTGCGGGCAGTTGCGGCACCGTCAACCTCGCGATCAACCCGTGGGTGGGCTACGAGGCCAACGCCGCGGTCATCGCGCACGTGGCCGAGAAGCAGCTCGGCTGCAAGGTGGTCAAGAAGGACCTCAAGGAGGAGGTGGCCTGGCAGGGGTTCGCCACCGGCGAGGTCGACGCGGTCGTGGAGAACTGGGCCCACGACGACCTGAAGAAGAAGTACATCGACGAGCAGAAGGTGGCCGTGAACGCCGGGCCGACCGGCAACAAGGGGATCATCGGCTGGTACGTGGCCCCGTGGATGGCCGAGAAGTACCCGGACATCACCGACTGGAAGAACCTCAACAAGTACGCCTCCCTGTTCAAGACCTCCGAGTCCGACGGCAAGGGCCAGCTCCTCGACGGCGACCCGTCGTTCGTCACCAACGACGGCGCCCTGGTCAAGAACCTCAAGCTGGACTACAAGGTCGTCTACGCGGGCAGCGAGACGGCGCTCATCACGGCCTTCCGCCAGTCGGAGAAGCAGCAGAAGCCGGTGCTGGGCTACTTCTACGAGCCGCAGTGGTTCCTGTCGGAGCTGCGGCTGGTCAAGGTGAACCTGCCGGCCTGGACCGAGGGCTGCGACGCGGACGCGGAGAAGGTGGCCTGCGACTACCCGCCGTACGAGCTGGACAAGATCGTCAGCAAGAAGTTCGCCGAGTCGGGCAGTCCCGCGTACACGCTGGTCAAGAACTTCACGTGGACGAACGACGACCAGAACCTGGTGGCCAAGTACATCGCCGAGGAGAAGATGAAGCCGGAGGAGGCGGCCGCCAAGTGGGTGGCCGACAACCCGGACAAGGTGAAGGCCTGGCTGCCCAGCAGCTGA